The genomic stretch AGTCTTTCGATCCCTTTACAAATTTGGAAGCCCAAGCTCCTACTGCGATAGTACCCGCCAAGTATATGATTATTGCAGTGAGTAGCAATTACCCAAATTTAAGCTTTGGCATACATTTTCTCTCTGATCGCCTTGATTTCCTCACTTTCCAAATAAGCTTCATAAGGCATTCTTCTGTCAATAGTCCCGTTTGGAGTAAATTCTACGATACGATTGGCAGTAGACTGTACAAAAGCATGATCATAAGAGGTCATGAGTACTGTCCCGGTGAAATCAATGATGGCATTGTTAAAGGCTGTGATAGACTCTAGATCAAGGTGGTTGGTAGGCTCATCCATTACGAGAAGATTAGGATTCTGAAGCATCATCTTGGAGATCATACAGCGGACTTTTTCTCCCCCGGAAAGCACTGAGCATTTTTTCAGGGATTCTTCACCTGTGAATAGCATCCTTCCTAAGAATGTTCTTACATATGCCTCTTCTTGATTACCTGAAAACTGACGTAACCAGTCAATCAGAGAAAGGTCGGATTTGAAGTATTCTGAGTTGTCATTAGGTAGGTAAGCTTTATTGATTGTAACACCCCATTTGAAGCTTCCTTTGGTTGAAGGTATTTCTTCCATGATCACCTGGAAGAATTTATTTACAGCCTGCTTAGTCTTGGAGATGAAGGCGATTTTATCACCCTTGTCCACCATAAGGTTTACGTCAGTGAAGTAAGTCACCCCATCGGCTTTCAGTTCCAGATTTTCGGTCATGAAAATCTGATCCCCAGCCTCTCTTTCAGGTTTGAAAATGATACCTGGATACTTTCTCATCGAAGGTTCTATTTCATCGATGTTCAGTTTTTCGATCATTTTTTTACGGGCAGTAGCCTGCTTGGACTTCGCCACGTTGGCAGAGAAGCGGTCGATAAAGGCTTGAAGTTCCTTTTTCTTCTCTTCGGCCTTTTTGTTGGAATCCGATCGCTGCTTCAGCGCAAGCTGGGAAGATTCGTACCAGAAGGTATAGTTACCAGAGTATATTTTGATCTTACCAAAATCTATATCCACGATATGCGTAGCTACTGAATCGAGGAAGTGTCTATCGTGGGAAACTACTATAACAAGGTTTTTGAAATCCAGAAGGAAATTCTCCAACCATGCAATGGTAGAAGCATCCAAGTCATTGGTAGGCTCATCGAGGATAAGAATATCAGGATTGCCAAACAAAGCCTGTGCAAGTAATACCCGCACCTTCTGATTACCGGCTAGATCCTTCATCTGCATATAGTGGAGGTCTTCGGAAATGCCCAATCCTGACAATAAGGAGGCAGCGTCTGACTCAGCATTCCAGCCATCCATTTCAGCAAAGTCCGCCTCGAGTTGGGAGGCTCTCAGTCCATCCTCTTCAGAGAAATCTTCCTTCATATAGATCGCATCCTTTTCCTCCATAATGGCATAGAGTGTCTTGTGTCCCATCAGGACAGTTTTGAGGACCTCTACCTCATCAAAACCAAAGTGGTTTTGGCTCAACACCGCCATACGCTGGCCGGGAGTGATGCTGATTCCTCCGCTGGTACTCTCGATCTCACCGGAAAGGATCTTCAAAAAAGTTGATTTTCCCGCTCCGTTTGCCCCGATTACACCATAGCAGTTGCCTTGGTTGAATTTTAGGGAAACTTCATCGAAAAGGGTTCTTTTTCCAAATTTGAGGGAGAGATTATCTACTGATATCATAAATTAGTACTAAGTGTTTGTAATCCAGTTTTTTAATCACTGAATTTACTGGTGGTGTTTCAGATTATGGATTAGCTATTTTTGGTTACTATATCCTAAACCTACAATAGGTAAGATGAAATGAGCTAAAGAGCTTGCAAAGGTACGGGTAAGTAAAATAAAAGCCAACTCTATTAGGAGCGGGTTTTGGATTAGGGATTAGATACTATTCAAGAATTCATTTCTTTACTTAGTGCGAGGGTGGAGTTACCATCCCTTTGTTTAATTATCCCGTACTTATTGAGATTTATCGTTTTTCCATATGCCTATTTCTATGCTGCAAGCTTTGCGTGGTGTTGAAAATAGTGGCATCAACAGAGAGATTGATAAACAGGTTCTTATGATTTTTTTGGCTAATCAACTTTTGATGTTCCATAAATCTAAATCATAGTATGCTACAAAAACCATATACCCGGAAGCGAGGAGTGAAGAAATCTGCAGCAAATAATATAAAGTGTTAGTATCCGAAGGGTGCGCTGATATCTTTGTAGAAAGCAGGTTTTCCTTTTTAGGCAATTAAAATAGTAGTATGCATAACTGGCTCTTATTACTTTCGTTTTCCGCATTGTTAGTGGGAGCCTTTTTATTAAGAAAGTTGTGGCTAGGAGCATTTTTGGGGTCTATCATCCTGGTAATCGGAAAATTACTTTTTACTGAGGGTGAAATTTTGCTGCCCTTGGCCAATGGAGCTATTATTTCAGTGGAACTGATTTTACTTCTCTTTGGAGCATACTTCTTCTACAATACACTGTCTTCCCAAAATCACTTTGGAGACTTCATAAAATCAAGTTCTGCTTTTTCTTCCCGGCTAACAGTAGCAATCATGTTATGCTGGTTTCTGGGGAGCTTTATGGAAGGAATTGCAGGTTTTGGGATCCCAGCTATGCTCATAGCTCCACTAATGCTCGCTGTAGGGTACCGACCGCTCACAAGTGTTGTTCTTCCCTTGGCTGCAGATACCACGGCTGTGACTTTTGGTGCATTGGGTACACCATTCAAAGTAGGGTTGGATATTTATTCCAGTAGTCCAGAGGTGCAGCTTTCGGTATTCATAAATTTATTGCCTGCACTTCTCGTTCCCTTAGGATTGGCTTGGCTGTACAGCCAGACAGAGCAGAAAAAGATTGCATGGAAAAATGAATGGAGAATGTTACTACTGGCCGGAATTTGCTTTGCAGTTCCCTATGGGATTGTTGGGTTTTTCAGCGTAGAATATCCCTCAGTTGCAGCAGGATTGATAGGAATGATTCCGTTTGTGTGGTTTTCTGTTCCGAAAAGAGAAAGGCCTCCAAGCGGGGTTTGGCTGACTACCTTCTATCCTTATCTGATATTTGTAGCTTTGCTACTTTCAGCAAAGTATATGTTTGGAAGCGTTGAAGTTTCCCTGGGCGAAAATAGTAAGGCGATATCACTGTATCAACCTGGCCTGATCTTTATTGCTGCTGCATTGATATATTTATTAACTGTTTCCCAAAAGCATTTTTTTGCTTATTCAATTAAACAGGCGAAAGGAACAATTTCACGTCTTATTTTGCCCATTTTTACCATACTTTTTCTTGTTCTATTTGCCCAGCTTCTTCGTCAAAGTCTGGCCTGGTCTGCTGAACAGCTATTTGCAGAAGCTTCTGCTATAACATCACTGGTTGTTGTGCCTATGGCCGGCATTTTAGGGTGTTTTACTGCTGGCAGTGCGACGATGAGTGTGTTGTTGTTCAGCGGTTCGGTAATGACCCTTTTTCCGACAGGAGATCCTTTATACCTGAGAATATCCTTATTGGTCACAGGCGCAGCTATAGGAAATGCGGTATCCTTTCAAAACATTGTAATGGTGCAGTCGGTAGTCACCCAGCCGGTCAGTACATCCGAAGTGCTCTTAAAAAACCTGAAATTTTTGCTTATCTATCTTGCAGTGGTGTTTATTGAGGGAGTGGTAATTTCTTATCTGTTTACTTAGGAGGGTTTATATGAGGACTTTGGCAATAACGTACATTCTACTTCTAGTTGGGACTAGCTCATATGCTCAGCAGGCAGGCTATTGGACAAGCTTTTGGGACGATACGGAAGAAAATTTTGGTTTCAGGGACGAAAACGGGCAAATCGTAATCCAGCCCAAATTCGGTTTTTTCTCTTTTGTCAACAGGCTCGACCATGTGTTTATTGCTTCCGAATTCAATGATGGGAGTCTCGATACTTATTATTTGACGAAATCAGGAAAGGAGTTTGCAAGGGATAGTATCTATTCTTTTGACAATACTCCTGATTGTGAAAGCGAAGGCTTTATTAGGTTCAGAGACCGTAAAACAGATAAAGTCGGGATGTTTGACAGAAATGGTACAGTTGTAATTCCCGCTGTTTACGACGACCTGTCCCAAGTGAAGAATGGGCTGGTCACGGCACTGAAAGACAAAGAGAAAAAATGTTGGGATGAGCATTCAGGATGTGAACATTTTAGTTGGACAGGAGGCAAAACAATGCTGATCGACACAACTAACAGCGTGATGATCGAGAATTTTACCGAAACCTTATACCTTGACCTGTGTTCCCACCTGCAGGGGGACTTGTTGGACGAAAAACCCAACAGAGAATATTTTCAGGGTGTGGATGGAAAAATTCACTCATTTATCAATTATGAATCAGATTTTTACCTCTGGTTAAATCAAGCCATACTTGACGACTTTACTTTAGATAATCTTCAAGCGGGTACGGCAGATAACCTGGTTTTTTGGAAAGAGGGGGAAGGCTGGGTTAGCAGACCAAGGGAAAGCATACTCAAAAAGAACTTTCTCCTCATTCAAGACGCACTCGCTCTAAGACAAATTCAAAATCAGGATTTCTTTATATCTATTCAAGGTCTTAATCGATACATATTCGAGACAGAAGATTATGATAGTTATTTCAATAACTGTGGTCAAGCACTCAGTGAAAAACACCCTGTAATGGCGGTGATAATCAGCCACCAAACCGGAGATTACTTTTATCAGGATCATTTTGACTTTCTCAAAACTGATGATGGGTACAAATTAATAAGTATGGCAATAAGAAGCGGGACTATCAATGATTAGAGAAGGAGTACAGTAGGAGTAAAAGATGAGTTTCCACTTTTCGGAAACGCAAGCTCTGTAGATCGTTTTCTTTACAGTAATTATCTAAAACCAAGGCACTGAGCC from Algoriphagus sp. NG3 encodes the following:
- a CDS encoding ABC-F family ATP-binding cassette domain-containing protein, which produces MISVDNLSLKFGKRTLFDEVSLKFNQGNCYGVIGANGAGKSTFLKILSGEIESTSGGISITPGQRMAVLSQNHFGFDEVEVLKTVLMGHKTLYAIMEEKDAIYMKEDFSEEDGLRASQLEADFAEMDGWNAESDAASLLSGLGISEDLHYMQMKDLAGNQKVRVLLAQALFGNPDILILDEPTNDLDASTIAWLENFLLDFKNLVIVVSHDRHFLDSVATHIVDIDFGKIKIYSGNYTFWYESSQLALKQRSDSNKKAEEKKKELQAFIDRFSANVAKSKQATARKKMIEKLNIDEIEPSMRKYPGIIFKPEREAGDQIFMTENLELKADGVTYFTDVNLMVDKGDKIAFISKTKQAVNKFFQVIMEEIPSTKGSFKWGVTINKAYLPNDNSEYFKSDLSLIDWLRQFSGNQEEAYVRTFLGRMLFTGEESLKKCSVLSGGEKVRCMISKMMLQNPNLLVMDEPTNHLDLESITAFNNAIIDFTGTVLMTSYDHAFVQSTANRIVEFTPNGTIDRRMPYEAYLESEEIKAIREKMYAKA
- a CDS encoding L-lactate permease, encoding MHNWLLLLSFSALLVGAFLLRKLWLGAFLGSIILVIGKLLFTEGEILLPLANGAIISVELILLLFGAYFFYNTLSSQNHFGDFIKSSSAFSSRLTVAIMLCWFLGSFMEGIAGFGIPAMLIAPLMLAVGYRPLTSVVLPLAADTTAVTFGALGTPFKVGLDIYSSSPEVQLSVFINLLPALLVPLGLAWLYSQTEQKKIAWKNEWRMLLLAGICFAVPYGIVGFFSVEYPSVAAGLIGMIPFVWFSVPKRERPPSGVWLTTFYPYLIFVALLLSAKYMFGSVEVSLGENSKAISLYQPGLIFIAAALIYLLTVSQKHFFAYSIKQAKGTISRLILPIFTILFLVLFAQLLRQSLAWSAEQLFAEASAITSLVVVPMAGILGCFTAGSATMSVLLFSGSVMTLFPTGDPLYLRISLLVTGAAIGNAVSFQNIVMVQSVVTQPVSTSEVLLKNLKFLLIYLAVVFIEGVVISYLFT
- a CDS encoding WG repeat-containing protein, with amino-acid sequence MAITYILLLVGTSSYAQQAGYWTSFWDDTEENFGFRDENGQIVIQPKFGFFSFVNRLDHVFIASEFNDGSLDTYYLTKSGKEFARDSIYSFDNTPDCESEGFIRFRDRKTDKVGMFDRNGTVVIPAVYDDLSQVKNGLVTALKDKEKKCWDEHSGCEHFSWTGGKTMLIDTTNSVMIENFTETLYLDLCSHLQGDLLDEKPNREYFQGVDGKIHSFINYESDFYLWLNQAILDDFTLDNLQAGTADNLVFWKEGEGWVSRPRESILKKNFLLIQDALALRQIQNQDFFISIQGLNRYIFETEDYDSYFNNCGQALSEKHPVMAVIISHQTGDYFYQDHFDFLKTDDGYKLISMAIRSGTIND